In one window of Gouania willdenowi chromosome 8, fGouWil2.1, whole genome shotgun sequence DNA:
- the LOC114468492 gene encoding beta-1,4 N-acetylgalactosaminyltransferase 2-like, which yields MVTLRHKLQLPFIVLVSIALGLLLPSFYKAANQAMGISKDVPTSKIRSSRPPLPPSRPPQTHPCTCANGSMLLKDFIPPEQYEELQQQRAKEWKQYKERTTSVLSKPLYALPNSPLQYPIQGFTVQPLQPTLIPGLGMYAETRNSYKVVLKVSRGILNVVKKTTEATVEGEGSSTLTVESSKPHVINELLSNVSYTSAFYHINSGDLATFQFEDDEVVFPIAIKRTQMPILYKMGKDISSQVTIVTKTFLRYPQLKELINSIRLFYTSVKIIIADDSIEPQKVSGENIEQYIMPPSQGWFAGRNLGVSQVTTKYFLWVDDDFLFTKDTKIEKFVEMMEANPDLDLVGGSVKGTRFYFSLFYEEGDEEEGGCLYRKSDGHFHTLPGYPECILTDGVVNFFLARTDSVRKVGFDPKLQRVAHSEVFMDGMGSLMIASCSGVSIGHQSNSKTNKEYMKFRNPTEKEKEHKKRLHFSKNHLKCIKWG from the exons ATG GTGACCCTACGCCATAAACTGCAACTTCCATTTATTGTTCTTGTTTCGATTGCACTTGGTCTGCTGCTGCCTTCCTTTTATAAGGCTGCTAACCAAGCCATGGGAATATCCAAAGATGTGCCTACATCCAAAATAAG GTCTTCCAGGCCACCCCTCCCTCCCAGCAGACCTCCCCAAACTCATCCATGCACATGTGCTAATGGCTCCATGCTGTTGAAAGATTTTATCCCACCAGAGCAATATGAAGAGCTGCAGCAACAGCGAGCTAAGGAGTGGAAGCAGTACAAAGAAAG GACGACGTCTGTGCTATCCAAACCTCTGTACGCTTTGCCCAACTCTCCTCTGCAGTATCCCATTCAGGGCTTCACTGTGCAACCGCTGCAGCCCACCCTTATCCCAG GTTTGGGGATGTATGCAGAAACACGAAACAGCTACAAG GTGGTTCTGAAGGTCAGCCGTGGCATCCTGAATGTTGTGAAGAAGACGACAGAGGCAACGGTTGAAG GTGAAGGTAGCTCCACATTAACTGTTGAATCCAGCAAACCACACGTTATCAATGAGCTGCTGTCCAACGTGTCGTACACCAGCGCTTTCTACCACATAAACAGTGGAGACCTCG caaCTTTTCAGTTTGAAGACGATGAAGTCGTTTTTCCAATCGCCATCAAACGAACTCAAATGCCGATCCTGTACAAGATGGGAAAGG ACATCAGCTCTCAGGTCACCATCGTCACAAAAACCTTTTTGCGATACCCTCAGCTGAAGGAACTGATAAACAGCATCCGGCTTTTCTACACTTCTGTAAAGATCATCATTGCAGACGACAGCATCGAACCACAAAAAGTCAGCGGAGAAAACATTGAGCAGTACATCATGCCTCCATCTCAG GGCTGGTTTGCTGGCAGAAACCTTGGCGTTTCCCAGGTTACCACCAAATACTTCCTGTGGGTGGACGATGacttcctgtttacaaaagACACAAAGATAGAGAAGTTTGTGGAGATGATGGAAGCCAATCCTGACCTGGATTTG gtGGGCGGCTCGGTGAAGGGAACCCGCTTTTACTTCTCTCTTTTCTATGAGGAAGGGGATGAAGAAGAGGGCGGGTGTCTGTACAGGAAGTCTGATGGACACTTCCACACTCTACCGGGTTACCCAGAATGTATTCTGACTGATGGGGTGGTCAACTTCTTCCTCGCTCGCACGGATTCAGTGCGTAAGGTGGGATTTGACCCAAAGCTTCAGCGAGTTGCACATTCAG AGGTCTTCATGGATGGAATGGGGTCTCTGATGATTGCCTCGTGCAGTGGAGTGAGCATCGGCCATCAGTCaaactcaaaaacaaataaagaatacaTGAAATTCAGGAATCCtacagagaaagaaaaggagcaTAAAAAACGTCTTCACTTCTCCAAAAACCACCTGAAGTGCATCAAATGGGGATAA